One window from the genome of Kryptolebias marmoratus isolate JLee-2015 linkage group LG1, ASM164957v2, whole genome shotgun sequence encodes:
- the trpm6 gene encoding transient receptor potential cation channel subfamily M member 6 isoform X8: protein MKSRDLSRTEPQSTDMSRKSWIEETFFKRECVKFIPSSWDLHRCVPVCQVCQSLIRCCCGRLMGEHSWQESVPPISLYPGPGQGMKENWSMEVHTKASPTNAYGIIDFQDTATRVCRAKYVRVAVDSKPDALLQLMLREWQMERPKLLLSVHGGSENFTLPPKVKQAFSKGLITAALSTEGWILTDGINTGVSKYVGEAVKIFGGHDLRKRNTIGITPWGMIDNNVDLIGRDVFRPYQLLGNPLSKRACLNRFHSHFLLVDNGMLGKHGCQQGLRRKLEKHIHLQRIHPRLNQGVPVVCVVVEGGPAIVSTVLDYVSSVPPVPVFVFEGSGKAADLLAFLHKQTANNRELDADIKEDFLVRIGDVFGVERTEATRLYGLLQQCMDHRLSQITIFDSESEDQTAPDAAILSSTLKGTKASPAEQLSMALAWDRADIAQKDILVYGQHWQVGSLEQAMLDSLVMDRVSFVKLLIDNGMTMSRFLTVDRLEELYNTHQGQTQRFMHHLVEDAKQTSLPIGYRVSLIDMGTVIEYLIGGAYRSTYTRKNFRAAYNRLQNKEAQQSSSGSFPKQRRGLSSKKNRSLQDLHFFRTAQPYKPKEEQSAPPVNSHKMALSPDFGGALLPCPFNFNDLFVWAVLQQRQQMALFLWQHGEEALARAVVACKLYRSMAFEARQSNMDDNMAERFKTFSLEFGQLAVDVLDCSFRQNEQMAMKLLTSEMEAWSHFTCLQLAVSSCHRPFVSHSCTQTLLTDLWTGPLNMRKNSFLKIILSLLLPPAILLLEFKSKAEMCHVPQSHEAMPFGLESVKSLPAAEGSDHTDCRDAERGLSIQDKCGGPVSETVSSVSAQWLSWIRRVYEFYTAPVVKFWFHTMSYLAFLMLFSYVVLVKMEEKPSVQEWLVIVYIGSTALEKTREVLMSEPRKLSQKLKIWFSEYWNISDFIAIALFLFGFSMRWFGDRTTGRISYCLDIIFWFVRVMDLLAVNQHAGPYLTMITKMTSNMFFIVVMMVIVLLSFGVSRKAILSPDEEPSWCLAQDIVSQPYWMIFGEVYAGEMGGESFLALFLQAVYMFFQYIIMVNILIAFFNNIYFDMASTSNKLWRYNRYRYIMTYLERPWLPPPLILFSHVALAVGGIFGRFRRDAEREEAGSGLKLYLGHEDRKKLYEFEEKCVEVYFYEKNEDVHSSQLNRIRATAERGDVWDDGRSLREGQLYSAQPVRVRLSAGSTPGPLRAGCGHPDAALCFGQPLSGRGASGSVSARDSVSSRPPSQLDPPSQERDRLRWL, encoded by the exons ATGAAGAGCAGGGACCTGAGCAGGACCGAGCCGCAGAGCACAGACATG tcacGAAAGTCTTGGATTGAGGAAACCTTCTTCAAAAGGGAGTGTGTAAAGTTTATCCCCTCCTCTTGGGACCTCCACAG ATGCGTTCCAGTTTGCCAAGTATGCCAGAGTTTGATCCG ATGCTGTTGTGGCCGCCTGATGGGGGAGCACTCCTGGCAGGAGTCCGTTCCTCCAATATCCCTGTATCCTGGCCCCGGTCAGGGCATGAAGGAGAACTGGTCCATGGAAGTCCACACCAAGGCCAGTCCCACCAACGCCTACGGGATCATCGACTTTCAGGATACGGCCACACGTGTCTGTCGGGCCAAG TATGTCCGTGTGGCCGTGGACTCCAAGCCCGACGCGCTACTCCAACTGATGCTGAGGGAATGGCAGATGGAGAGGCCCAAGCTACTGCTGAGTGTCCATGGAGGCTCAGAAAACTTTACCTTACCCCCGAAAGTCAAGCAGGCCTTTAGCAAGGGGCTGATCACTGCTGCCCTCAGCACAGAGGGATGGATCCTAACTGATGGCATTAATACAG GTGTGTCTAAGTATGTAGGCGaagctgtaaaaatatttggagGCCACGATCTGAGGAAGAGAAACACGATTGGCATCACACCGTGGGGGATGATTGACAACAACGTGGACCTCATAGGCAGAGAT GTTTTCAGACCCTACCAGCTGCTGGGGAACCCCTTGAGCAAAAGGGCCTGCCTTAATCGTTTCCACTCGCACTTTCTGCTGGTGGACAATGGGATGCTGGGAAAACATGGCTGTCAGCAAGGCCtcaggaggaaactggagaaacaCATTCACCTGCAGAGAATACATCCTC GGCTGAACCAAGGTGTGCCTGtggtgtgtgtggtggtggagggAGGTCCTGCCATTGTCTCAACAGTGTTGGACTATGTGAGCAGTGTGCCCCCGGTTccggtgtttgtgtttgaggggTCAGGCAAAGCTGCGGACCTGCTCGCCTTCTTACACAAGCAGACCGCTAATAACAG GGAGCTGGATGCAGACATCAAAGAGGACTTCCTTGTCAGAATCGGAGATGTGTTTGGAGTTGAAAGGACTGAAGCCACGAGACTTTACGGCCTCCTCCAGCAGTGTATGGACCACAGGCTGTCT CAGATAACCATCTTTGACTCTGAATCAGAGGACCAGACAGCACCAGACGCAGCCATTTTGTCTTCTACTCTTAAGG gAACCAAGGCGAGTCCAGCAGAGCAGCTGAGCATGGCTCTGGCTTGGGACCGGGCTGACATCGCACAGAAAGACATCCTGGTGTATGGGCAGCACTGGCAG GTGGGTTCCTTGGAACAAGCCATGCTGGATTCTCTGGTGATGGACCGTGTCAGCTTTGTCAAGCTGCTGATTGATAACGGCATGACGATGAGCCGCTTCCTCACAGTGGATCGCCTCGAGGAGCTCTACAACACT CACCAGGGTCAGACTCAACGGTTCATGCACCACCTTGTCGAAGATGCAAAACAG ACATCTCTTCCCATTGGATACCGTGTTTCACTCATTGACATGGGTACGGTGATCGAATACCTCATAGGTGGAGCGTATCGAAGCACCTACACACGGAAAAACTTCAGAGCTGCCTACAACCGCCTGCAGAACAAA GAGGCCCAGCAGAGCAGCTCTGGCTCTTTTCCCAAACAAAGACGAGGACTGAGCTCAAAGAAGAACAGAAGTCTCCAAGATCTACATTTCTTCAGAACAGCTCAGCCCTACAAACCCAAG GAGGAGCAAAGCGCGCCGCCTGTGAACAGTCACAAGATGGCACTGAGTCCAGACTTTGGTGGCGCTCTGCTGCCGTGTCCTTTCAACTTCAATGACCTGTTTGTGTGGGCGGTTCTTCAACAACGCCAGCAGATGGCGCTCTTCTTGTGGCAGCATGGAGAGGAAGCTTTGGCCCGAGCTGTTGTGGCCTGTAAGCTTTACCGCTCCATGGCCTTTGAGGCACGCCAGAGCAACATGGATGACAACATGGCAGAGAGATTCAAGACGTTTTCACT TGAGTTTGGTCAGCTGGCGGTGGATGTGTTGGATTGTTCATTTCGGCAGAACGAGCAAATGGCCATGAAGTTGTTAACCTCTGAGATGGAAGCATGGAGCCACTTCACCTGTCTGCAGCTGGCCGTCTCCTCGTGCCACAGACCGTTTGTCTCACACTCCTGCACTCAGACTCTGCTCACAGATCTCTGGACCGGTCCACTCAACATGAGGAAAAACTCCTTTTTGAAG ATCATTTTGAGCCTTCTTCTTCCCCCTGCCATCTTGCTGCTGGAGTTTAAAAGCAAAGCTGAAATGTGCCATGTGCCACAGAGCCACGAGGCGATGCCGTTTGGACTCGAGTCTGTTAAATCTCTACCAGCCGCCGAGGGATCTGATCACACG GACTGTCGGGATGCAGAGCGAGGTCTCTCTATTCAGGATAAATGTGGTGGTCCTGTTTCAGAAACCGTGTCCTCGGTGTCTGCGCAGTGGCTGTCCTGGATCAGAAGAGTTTATGAGTTTTACACCGCTCCTGTTGTCAAGTTCTGGTTTCACACA atgTCCTACTTGGCCTTCTTGATGTTATTCTCTTATGTTGTCTTGGTGAAGATGGAAGAAAAACCCAGTGTTCAGGAGTGGCTTGTCATCGTTTACATTGGATCCACTGCGCTTGAGAAAACCAGAGAG GTATTAATGTCCGAGCCAAGAAAACTGAGCCAGAAGCTGAAGATTTGGTTCTCGGAGTACTGGAACATATCAGACTTTATCGCCATCGCACTTTTCCTGTTTGGATTTTCGATGCGTTGGTTTGGTGACCGAACCACAGGGCGCATCTCTTACTGTCTGGATATCATCTTCTGGTTTGTCAGGGTGATGGACCTTCTGGCTGTCAATCAGCATGCAGGCCCTTACCTCACCATGATCACCAAGATG ACCAGTAACATGTTCTTCATCGTGGTGATGATGGTCATCGTGTTGCTGAGCTTCGGAGTGTCCAGAAAAGCCATCTTGTCACCAGACGAGGAGCCATCATGGTGCCTCGCTCAAGATATTGTCTCCCAGCCCTACTGGATGATCTTTGGAGAAGTTTACGCAGGAGAGATGGGTGGTGAATCTTTTCTCGCCCTGTTTCTTCAAGCCGTCTATATGTTCTTCCAGTATATCATCATGGTCAACATTCTCATTGCATTTTTCAA CAACATTTACTTTGACATGGCGTCAACGTCCAACAAGCTGTGGAGGTACAACCGTTACCGCTACATAATGACCTACCTGGAAAGGCCATGGCTGCCCCCTCCCCTGATCCTTTTCAGCCACGTAGCTCTTGCTGTGGGAGGCATCTTTGGGAGATTCAGACGAGATGCTGAGAGGGAAGAGGCAGGCTCTGGCCTCA AGCTCTATCTGGGCCACGAGGATCGCAAGAAGTTGTACGAGTTTGAGGAGAAGTGCGTGGAGGTCTACTTTTACGAGAAGAACGAAGACGTCCACAGCAGTCAGTTAAACAGAATCAGAGCCACAGCTGAGAG AGGAGATGTGTGGGATGATGGGAGAAGTCTCAGAGAAGGTCAACTTTATTCAGCACAGCCTGTCCGAGTTAGACTCTCAGCTGGGTCAACTCCAGGACCTCTCCGCGCTGGCTGTGGACACCCTGACGCTGCTCTCTGCTTCGGACAACCTTTATCAGGAAGAGGCGCGTCTGGCTCAGTGTCGGCTCGTGACAGCGTCTCATCGCGCCCTCCCTCACAGCTGGACCCTCCCTCACAGGAGCGGGACAGACTCCGATGGCTCTAA
- the trpm6 gene encoding transient receptor potential cation channel subfamily M member 6 isoform X3 — protein sequence MKSRDLSRTEPQSTDMSRKSWIEETFFKRECVKFIPSSWDLHRCVPVCQVCQSLIRCCCGRLMGEHSWQESVPPISLYPGPGQGMKENWSMEVHTKASPTNAYGIIDFQDTATRVCRAKYVRVAVDSKPDALLQLMLREWQMERPKLLLSVHGGSENFTLPPKVKQAFSKGLITAALSTEGWILTDGINTGVSKYVGEAVKIFGGHDLRKRNTIGITPWGMIDNNVDLIGRDVFRPYQLLGNPLSKRACLNRFHSHFLLVDNGMLGKHGCQQGLRRKLEKHIHLQRIHPRLNQGVPVVCVVVEGGPAIVSTVLDYVSSVPPVPVFVFEGSGKAADLLAFLHKQTANNRELDADIKEDFLVRIGDVFGVERTEATRLYGLLQQCMDHRLSQITIFDSESEDQTAPDAAILSSTLKGTKASPAEQLSMALAWDRADIAQKDILVYGQHWQVGSLEQAMLDSLVMDRVSFVKLLIDNGMTMSRFLTVDRLEELYNTHQGQTQRFMHHLVEDAKQTSLPIGYRVSLIDMGTVIEYLIGGAYRSTYTRKNFRAAYNRLQNKAQQSSSGSFPKQRRGLSSKKNRSLQDLHFFRTAQPYKPKEEQSAPPVNSHKMALSPDFGGALLPCPFNFNDLFVWAVLQQRQQMALFLWQHGEEALARAVVACKLYRSMAFEARQSNMDDNMAERFKTFSLEFGQLAVDVLDCSFRQNEQMAMKLLTSEMEAWSHFTCLQLAVSSCHRPFVSHSCTQTLLTDLWTGPLNMRKNSFLKIILSLLLPPAILLLEFKSKAEMCHVPQSHEAMPFGLESVKSLPAAEGSDHTDCRDAERGLSIQDKCGGPVSETVSSVSAQWLSWIRRVYEFYTAPVVKFWFHTMSYLAFLMLFSYVVLVKMEEKPSVQEWLVIVYIGSTALEKTREVLMSEPRKLSQKLKIWFSEYWNISDFIAIALFLFGFSMRWFGDRTTGRISYCLDIIFWFVRVMDLLAVNQHAGPYLTMITKMTSNMFFIVVMMVIVLLSFGVSRKAILSPDEEPSWCLAQDIVSQPYWMIFGEVYAGEMGGESFLALFLQAVYMFFQYIIMVNILIAFFNNIYFDMASTSNKLWRYNRYRYIMTYLERPWLPPPLILFSHVALAVGGIFGRFRRDAEREEAGSGLKLYLGHEDRKKLYEFEEKCVEVYFYEKNEDVHSSQLNRIRATAERAEEMCGMMGEVSEKVNFIQHSLSELDSQLGQLQDLSALAVDTLTLLSASDNLYQEEARLAQCRLVTASHRALPHSWTLPHRSGTDSDGSNSRRTMVKACMSTPPSLLKCSALTGSALASQECHKGVRGGKEEKQEQSEPGPEIDEGSHCSAVEHPSENWLGGSRPASRTFFSQFYGGSVHNPAARNQMPSESCESSRCGSPLSPRGFGLPHNRPWTCDPYLYPNQRKPFMEEGEEEEAEKEENEKETSPKQLSNVEDDIQPRHSSHWRRPALSPRWAFMPRDRPYGFCRSLSSSMENMTFYGAPLSPKKDSFPSLDEPKNKDCLYGKSGFRDDTSLQCSRSQEWAKSSDFTSAMDSRGKSHKRKMVKIKESPPDMTVQSNPSGASWKKRQRFFGEATCWSASTSLSQLHFDSSEMMQKQMSSHQDMWSPTHSAWNSWAKSMSRRSSLQSCAAPEVKSSSFQSSDNLYPHFSAMERNNLMRLAHTIPFTPISMFGGEEVSVYSLEDVPSDSEPESRSVSWSSRGHSAMLQPLSSEEGSLDGGLRQGCRMICTWAEQDVLKPGMVYVVKAFKTEVVRAWQRYFHGSTALQLCLREIQQQRAAQKMMQVFNQIKPDDMHHSPRFLDVSLVLWHSNGQWLTIERNLTGDFRKYNNNTGEEITPCCSLEDMLLAFSHWTYEYSWRELLLLDIQGVGEELTDPTVIMADYQSGGRNEMLFGPDNLGDAAISGFLQKHTCNFCCHRLGLKDSSNKSNQIIHAGCMDFLPGLFKEAFGQLREQQ from the exons ATGAAGAGCAGGGACCTGAGCAGGACCGAGCCGCAGAGCACAGACATG tcacGAAAGTCTTGGATTGAGGAAACCTTCTTCAAAAGGGAGTGTGTAAAGTTTATCCCCTCCTCTTGGGACCTCCACAG ATGCGTTCCAGTTTGCCAAGTATGCCAGAGTTTGATCCG ATGCTGTTGTGGCCGCCTGATGGGGGAGCACTCCTGGCAGGAGTCCGTTCCTCCAATATCCCTGTATCCTGGCCCCGGTCAGGGCATGAAGGAGAACTGGTCCATGGAAGTCCACACCAAGGCCAGTCCCACCAACGCCTACGGGATCATCGACTTTCAGGATACGGCCACACGTGTCTGTCGGGCCAAG TATGTCCGTGTGGCCGTGGACTCCAAGCCCGACGCGCTACTCCAACTGATGCTGAGGGAATGGCAGATGGAGAGGCCCAAGCTACTGCTGAGTGTCCATGGAGGCTCAGAAAACTTTACCTTACCCCCGAAAGTCAAGCAGGCCTTTAGCAAGGGGCTGATCACTGCTGCCCTCAGCACAGAGGGATGGATCCTAACTGATGGCATTAATACAG GTGTGTCTAAGTATGTAGGCGaagctgtaaaaatatttggagGCCACGATCTGAGGAAGAGAAACACGATTGGCATCACACCGTGGGGGATGATTGACAACAACGTGGACCTCATAGGCAGAGAT GTTTTCAGACCCTACCAGCTGCTGGGGAACCCCTTGAGCAAAAGGGCCTGCCTTAATCGTTTCCACTCGCACTTTCTGCTGGTGGACAATGGGATGCTGGGAAAACATGGCTGTCAGCAAGGCCtcaggaggaaactggagaaacaCATTCACCTGCAGAGAATACATCCTC GGCTGAACCAAGGTGTGCCTGtggtgtgtgtggtggtggagggAGGTCCTGCCATTGTCTCAACAGTGTTGGACTATGTGAGCAGTGTGCCCCCGGTTccggtgtttgtgtttgaggggTCAGGCAAAGCTGCGGACCTGCTCGCCTTCTTACACAAGCAGACCGCTAATAACAG GGAGCTGGATGCAGACATCAAAGAGGACTTCCTTGTCAGAATCGGAGATGTGTTTGGAGTTGAAAGGACTGAAGCCACGAGACTTTACGGCCTCCTCCAGCAGTGTATGGACCACAGGCTGTCT CAGATAACCATCTTTGACTCTGAATCAGAGGACCAGACAGCACCAGACGCAGCCATTTTGTCTTCTACTCTTAAGG gAACCAAGGCGAGTCCAGCAGAGCAGCTGAGCATGGCTCTGGCTTGGGACCGGGCTGACATCGCACAGAAAGACATCCTGGTGTATGGGCAGCACTGGCAG GTGGGTTCCTTGGAACAAGCCATGCTGGATTCTCTGGTGATGGACCGTGTCAGCTTTGTCAAGCTGCTGATTGATAACGGCATGACGATGAGCCGCTTCCTCACAGTGGATCGCCTCGAGGAGCTCTACAACACT CACCAGGGTCAGACTCAACGGTTCATGCACCACCTTGTCGAAGATGCAAAACAG ACATCTCTTCCCATTGGATACCGTGTTTCACTCATTGACATGGGTACGGTGATCGAATACCTCATAGGTGGAGCGTATCGAAGCACCTACACACGGAAAAACTTCAGAGCTGCCTACAACCGCCTGCAGAACAAA GCCCAGCAGAGCAGCTCTGGCTCTTTTCCCAAACAAAGACGAGGACTGAGCTCAAAGAAGAACAGAAGTCTCCAAGATCTACATTTCTTCAGAACAGCTCAGCCCTACAAACCCAAG GAGGAGCAAAGCGCGCCGCCTGTGAACAGTCACAAGATGGCACTGAGTCCAGACTTTGGTGGCGCTCTGCTGCCGTGTCCTTTCAACTTCAATGACCTGTTTGTGTGGGCGGTTCTTCAACAACGCCAGCAGATGGCGCTCTTCTTGTGGCAGCATGGAGAGGAAGCTTTGGCCCGAGCTGTTGTGGCCTGTAAGCTTTACCGCTCCATGGCCTTTGAGGCACGCCAGAGCAACATGGATGACAACATGGCAGAGAGATTCAAGACGTTTTCACT TGAGTTTGGTCAGCTGGCGGTGGATGTGTTGGATTGTTCATTTCGGCAGAACGAGCAAATGGCCATGAAGTTGTTAACCTCTGAGATGGAAGCATGGAGCCACTTCACCTGTCTGCAGCTGGCCGTCTCCTCGTGCCACAGACCGTTTGTCTCACACTCCTGCACTCAGACTCTGCTCACAGATCTCTGGACCGGTCCACTCAACATGAGGAAAAACTCCTTTTTGAAG ATCATTTTGAGCCTTCTTCTTCCCCCTGCCATCTTGCTGCTGGAGTTTAAAAGCAAAGCTGAAATGTGCCATGTGCCACAGAGCCACGAGGCGATGCCGTTTGGACTCGAGTCTGTTAAATCTCTACCAGCCGCCGAGGGATCTGATCACACG GACTGTCGGGATGCAGAGCGAGGTCTCTCTATTCAGGATAAATGTGGTGGTCCTGTTTCAGAAACCGTGTCCTCGGTGTCTGCGCAGTGGCTGTCCTGGATCAGAAGAGTTTATGAGTTTTACACCGCTCCTGTTGTCAAGTTCTGGTTTCACACA atgTCCTACTTGGCCTTCTTGATGTTATTCTCTTATGTTGTCTTGGTGAAGATGGAAGAAAAACCCAGTGTTCAGGAGTGGCTTGTCATCGTTTACATTGGATCCACTGCGCTTGAGAAAACCAGAGAG GTATTAATGTCCGAGCCAAGAAAACTGAGCCAGAAGCTGAAGATTTGGTTCTCGGAGTACTGGAACATATCAGACTTTATCGCCATCGCACTTTTCCTGTTTGGATTTTCGATGCGTTGGTTTGGTGACCGAACCACAGGGCGCATCTCTTACTGTCTGGATATCATCTTCTGGTTTGTCAGGGTGATGGACCTTCTGGCTGTCAATCAGCATGCAGGCCCTTACCTCACCATGATCACCAAGATG ACCAGTAACATGTTCTTCATCGTGGTGATGATGGTCATCGTGTTGCTGAGCTTCGGAGTGTCCAGAAAAGCCATCTTGTCACCAGACGAGGAGCCATCATGGTGCCTCGCTCAAGATATTGTCTCCCAGCCCTACTGGATGATCTTTGGAGAAGTTTACGCAGGAGAGATGGGTGGTGAATCTTTTCTCGCCCTGTTTCTTCAAGCCGTCTATATGTTCTTCCAGTATATCATCATGGTCAACATTCTCATTGCATTTTTCAA CAACATTTACTTTGACATGGCGTCAACGTCCAACAAGCTGTGGAGGTACAACCGTTACCGCTACATAATGACCTACCTGGAAAGGCCATGGCTGCCCCCTCCCCTGATCCTTTTCAGCCACGTAGCTCTTGCTGTGGGAGGCATCTTTGGGAGATTCAGACGAGATGCTGAGAGGGAAGAGGCAGGCTCTGGCCTCA AGCTCTATCTGGGCCACGAGGATCGCAAGAAGTTGTACGAGTTTGAGGAGAAGTGCGTGGAGGTCTACTTTTACGAGAAGAACGAAGACGTCCACAGCAGTCAGTTAAACAGAATCAGAGCCACAGCTGAGAG AGCAGAGGAGATGTGTGGGATGATGGGAGAAGTCTCAGAGAAGGTCAACTTTATTCAGCACAGCCTGTCCGAGTTAGACTCTCAGCTGGGTCAACTCCAGGACCTCTCCGCGCTGGCTGTGGACACCCTGACGCTGCTCTCTGCTTCGGACAACCTTTATCAGGAAGAGGCGCGTCTGGCTCAGTGTCGGCTCGTGACAGCGTCTCATCGCGCCCTCCCTCACAGCTGGACCCTCCCTCACAGGAGCGGGACAGACTCCGATGGCTCTAACTCGCGGCGAACGATGGTCAAAGCTTGTATGAGCACGCCGCCTTCATTACTGAAGTGCTCTGCTCTGACGGGGAGTGCACTGGCATCACAGGAGTGTCACAAAGGAGTGAGAGGAGgcaaggaagaaaaacaagaacaatctGAGCCTGGACCGGAAATAGATgag GGTTCCCATTGTTCTGCTGTCGAACATCCCAGTGAGAACTGGTTGGGAGGCTCCAGACCTGCATCACGCACTTTCTTTTCTCAATTTTATGGTGGCAGCGTTCATAACCCCGCTGCGAGGAATCAGATGCCCTCTGAGTCCTGTGAATCCTCCCGCTGCGGGTCTCCTCTTTCTCCCAGAGGATTTGGACTTCCACACAATAGACCCTGGACCTGTGACCCATATTTGTACCCAAATCAGAGGAAGCCGTTCATggaggaaggagaagaagaggaggccGAAAAGGAAGAGAATGAAAAGGAAACATCACCAAAACAACTTTCTAATGTAGAA GACGATATCCAACCAAGACATTCGAGCCATTGGAGAAGACCAGCATTATCCCCCAGGTGGGCGTTCATGCCCAGAGACCGTCCGTATGGCTTCTGCCGCTCTTTGTCATCCAGCATGGAGAATATGACCTTCTATGGAGCACCCCTCAGTCCAAAGAAGGATTCATTTCCATCTCTGGATGAACCAAAGAACAAAGACTGTTTATATGGCAAGAGTGGCTTTAGGGATGATACATCTCTGCAATGCAGCAGAAGCCAAG AGTGGGCCAAGTCCTCTGACTTCACTTCAGCGATGGACAGCAGAGGCAAAAGCCACAAAAGGAAGATGGTGAAGATAAAAGAGAGCCCTCCCGATATG acTGTGCAGTCCAACCCGTCTGGTGCCTCGTGGAAAAAACGTCAAAGGTTTTTTGGAGAAGCTACATGTTGGTCAGCTTCAACCAGCCTCAGTCAGCTCC attttgattCCTCAGAGATGATGCAGAAACAGATGTCTTCTCATCAG GATATGTGGAGCCCCACTCATTCAGCATGGAACAGCTGGGCCAAAAGCATGAGCCGCAGGTCCTC gttACAGAGCTGTGCTGCACCTGAAG tCAAAAGCTCTTCCTTCCAGTCCAGTGACAACTTGTACCCACACTTTTCTG CTATGGAGAGGAACAATCTGATGAGACTGGCTCACACCATCCCCTTCACTCCCATTTCCATGTTTG GAGGTGAAGAAGTGAGCGTCTACTCCCTGGAGGACGTACCTTCTGACTCTGAGCCCGAATCCAGGTCTGTCTCCTGGTCTTCCCGGGGACACTCTGCCATGCTGCAGCCGCTCTCCAGTGAGGAGGGTTCTCTGGATGGGGGTCTCCGGCAGGGCTGCAGGATGATATGTACGTGGGCAGAACAGGACGTGCTAAAACCCGGAATGGTGTATGTGGTCAAAGCCTTTAAGACGGAGGTGGTCCGTGCTTGGCAGAGATACTTCCATGGAAGCACTGCGCTGCAGCTGTGTTTAAGG